The DNA segment CGTTCAACACAAAGCCAAGGGTGCCGTCGCCGAGGATAAACGAACCGGATACGTAGGGCGCGCGCTTGAGCGACGAGGAGAGTTCTTCTACTAGCACGCTTCTCCGGCCCAACACTTCGGTAACGCCTAGAATGGCCACGTTCCCATCGCGGTCTTCGAAGAGCACGCCGAGCTGCTTTTCGCGCACGTTGCCTTCGCGGCCATTCAGGTTTGCGCCCAAGCGCAGCATCCTGAAGGTGCCTTCGGCCAGGTTGACGACCAGTCCCTTGCCCGGGATCTCCATAATCTGCGATTCAGCGATCTCAACGAGTCGGCGTACCTGTTTCAGCGGAAGAAGGTATTTCGTGTCGACGCAACGGATCACCAAACCTTCCATAACAGGCGATCCCAGTTTGGGGATGTGAAGTTCGAAAACGCTCCCGTGACCGGGATTTGTCTTCACCGAGACTTCACCGCCGCACTGGTGCAGGTTCGACATTACGACGTCCAATCCAACGCCGCGTCCGGAGATGTCGCTCACCTGTCCCGCCGTCGAAAAACCGGGGCGGAAGATGAGATTGACGAGTTCATCCGAATCGAGGGCATCCGCTTCTTTCTGTGTCATCAGCCCCATCTTTACGGCCTTTGCCTTGACGGCTTCAAAATTGATGCCTTTGCCGTCATCGCGCGCCGTGACCACGATGTGCTCGTCCGCTTCGCGAAACTCAAGCACAATGGTGCCTCGCTCCGGTTTTCCCGCGGCGACACGAACGTCGGGCTGTTCGATGCCGTGGTCGGCAGCGTTGCGCACGATGTGCACCAGCGGGTCGCGCAAAACTCCAAGAACCTGCTTGTCCAACCGCAGGTGGTCGCCATAGACCTCCAATTGAATGCTCTTCTGCTGTGCCCGGCTGATCTCGCGGACGATACGTTCCAGGGGCCGTGTTACCTGCATGACGGGCACTTTGCAGATTTCCAGGAGCTCGCCGTGCAGCTTGTCCGCCAACGCCGACAGTTCTCTGGATATGCCCCTTAAACTTTGCGTCGATTGCGAAACACCCGCTTCGCTCTCGCCGTGCAACTCGTACTGCAACTGCGCATCGAGATGGAACAACTCGCCCGCGATCTTCGTCACGCTGTCGAGGCTGGCCATGTCGATGCGAAGACTCTCGCGACCGGGACCTGCGCCCGCGGCATCGCCCTCCTTGGCGGCGGGAGCGCTGGCCGGTGCGTCTTGCGACGCCGGTGCGGAGGGCGCCTCTGCACCGGACGCGGGCTCAGCGGCCGCTGGAGCCGCTGCGGGAGTGACCGTGCCGCCCGCGCCGGAAAATCCTGCTTCAAGCCGGACCAGGAAGTCCTTGCAGCGCGCGTCCAACTCCTGTACCGGTTGCGTTTGCGACTCTTCAAGAAGCTCCGTCAGAAGGTCGGTCGCCTCCATGACGAGATCGAGGCGTTCAGGCGTAGGGTCGCACTTGCGTTTTCGCAGCAGATCCAACGCATTCTCCGCCGCATGCGCAAACGTGCTCACGGCCTTCAAGCCGAACATGCCCGCGTTGCCCTTGATGCTATGAAAGCTGCGGAAGAGCGAATCGATTGCCGACGTATCCGTCACGTCCTTCCGCAAACGTTCCAACAGCGATGGCGCCGTGCTCAATGACTCGAGCCCTTCCGCCACGCACTCCGCGACCATTTCCGGACTGAATTCCCATCCCGAACTCATGATGCGCTCCCCTTATTGCCCTGCGGATACAAAGGTAACATCGAAACACTCGCGCAAGCGTCGCATGTAATACGCTGAATGGCCCCCATTTTCTGTATGAGTCAATTTAAGGCTTCCGCCTCGCGATTGCAGACTCTCCTTGAACGCATTCAGAGCGCCAATCAATAACAAATACGATCGATCGACCGCGGAGAGATCGACATTCCACGCTTGCTCGGGATTGGTGCGGTCCATGACTTGATGCAGCGCCGATATGACCTCGAAACACTGATCCGACGTGGTGATCGC comes from the Candidatus Hydrogenedentota bacterium genome and includes:
- a CDS encoding Hpt domain-containing protein: MSSGWEFSPEMVAECVAEGLESLSTAPSLLERLRKDVTDTSAIDSLFRSFHSIKGNAGMFGLKAVSTFAHAAENALDLLRKRKCDPTPERLDLVMEATDLLTELLEESQTQPVQELDARCKDFLVRLEAGFSGAGGTVTPAAAPAAAEPASGAEAPSAPASQDAPASAPAAKEGDAAGAGPGRESLRIDMASLDSVTKIAGELFHLDAQLQYELHGESEAGVSQSTQSLRGISRELSALADKLHGELLEICKVPVMQVTRPLERIVREISRAQQKSIQLEVYGDHLRLDKQVLGVLRDPLVHIVRNAADHGIEQPDVRVAAGKPERGTIVLEFREADEHIVVTARDDGKGINFEAVKAKAVKMGLMTQKEADALDSDELVNLIFRPGFSTAGQVSDISGRGVGLDVVMSNLHQCGGEVSVKTNPGHGSVFELHIPKLGSPVMEGLVIRCVDTKYLLPLKQVRRLVEIAESQIMEIPGKGLVVNLAEGTFRMLRLGANLNGREGNVREKQLGVLFEDRDGNVAILGVTEVLGRRSVLVEELSSSLKRAPYVSGSFILGDGTLGFVLNVATLLEVGGDSDATDMKSTRASRKIKTMA